One genomic region from Bacillota bacterium encodes:
- a CDS encoding tripartite tricarboxylate transporter substrate binding protein, which yields MKTGGGRKFLALTLTAVCLAAMSLVGGAYAASYPERPIEVIIPWSPGGMTDTTARAIQPLLERSLGQPLVMTNMPGASGAIGTDYVNKKKADGYTILFSAETPAGVMQVMGLADLSFEQFEPIMILTRGVPTITVHRDAPWKTVKELLDDAKAHPGVITGASSGPGASAHIASLMLQKYAGVQLTMVPFAGGGPAVTAALGRHVSVTFQSLPEVIDHVRAGNLRILATFTNERTSFTPDVPALGQEVPELRQVLPWGTFYAIVVKKGTPPEIIDKLRGAVRQAVNDPKWKEFVAKTYSVPLNLEGEAATKFINEWASVTSWLLYEAGAATASPEKFGIPKP from the coding sequence ATGAAAACTGGGGGAGGAAGGAAGTTCCTCGCGCTGACGTTGACCGCGGTCTGTCTTGCGGCGATGAGCCTGGTCGGCGGAGCATATGCCGCGAGTTACCCGGAGAGGCCCATCGAGGTCATCATCCCGTGGTCTCCTGGTGGGATGACCGACACAACCGCTCGGGCGATCCAGCCCCTTCTCGAGAGAAGTCTAGGACAGCCTCTTGTCATGACGAACATGCCCGGGGCTTCCGGTGCCATCGGCACCGACTACGTGAACAAGAAGAAGGCTGACGGTTACACGATCCTCTTCTCGGCCGAGACGCCTGCCGGCGTCATGCAGGTCATGGGGCTTGCCGATCTTAGCTTCGAGCAGTTTGAACCCATAATGATCCTCACGCGGGGCGTGCCGACGATAACGGTCCACAGGGACGCCCCATGGAAGACCGTCAAGGAGCTACTGGACGACGCCAAGGCCCATCCAGGCGTGATCACCGGCGCGTCTTCCGGTCCTGGAGCAAGCGCACACATAGCATCTCTTATGCTACAGAAGTACGCGGGTGTACAGCTCACGATGGTGCCGTTCGCGGGCGGTGGTCCCGCAGTGACCGCGGCCCTCGGCAGACACGTGAGCGTCACGTTCCAGAGCCTGCCTGAAGTGATAGACCATGTTCGCGCGGGCAACCTGAGAATACTCGCGACCTTCACGAACGAGCGCACTTCTTTCACTCCGGATGTGCCCGCCCTCGGGCAAGAGGTGCCCGAGCTTCGACAGGTTCTGCCTTGGGGCACCTTCTACGCGATCGTGGTGAAGAAAGGTACTCCACCCGAGATCATCGACAAGCTCCGTGGTGCGGTAAGACAGGCCGTGAACGATCCCAAGTGGAAAGAGTTCGTAGCGAAGACGTACTCGGTTCCGTTGAACCTCGAGGGAGAGGCGGCCACCAAGTTCATCAATGAGTGGGCATCCGTGACGAGCTGGCTACTGTACGAGGCCGGAGCGGCCACGGCTTCCC